Within the Syntrophorhabdus sp. genome, the region GGTGCTCCGCGCGAAGGCGGCGTTGTCGAACAAGGAACTCCACAGGATGGAGGACCTCGCGAGAAGACTCGGGGAAGAGGCGGATGAACTGGAGCGACAGTACATGAAGGGGGCGGTCTGCCATGAATGATCTCTTTGCAGATATTGAGGACAGGGGACTCGAATACGTCGGTGCCTCACGCATCGAGGGGCCGCTCGTCGTCGTCGAGCGGGTCCGCGACGTGGGGTATGACGAGACGGTGGAGATCATCGACCCGGCGGGTATTCCCCGCATGGGGCGCGTGCTCGACGTTTCCGAGCGCCATGCCGTTGTTCAGGTCCTCGAGGGGACGACGGGGCTTGCCACTCGGACACTCCGGGCGCGTTTTCTCGGCGAGAGTTTCCGCCTTCCTGTCTCGCGACAGATGCTCGGCCGCGTCTTCGACGGTCTGGGACGCCCCGCCGACGGCGGACCGCCGGCTCTTTCAGCGGACCGCCGGGACGTCAACGGCATGCCCATCAACCCCTTCGCGAGACGCTATCCCAGGGAGTTCATCCAGACGGGCCTCTCCGCCATCGACGGGATGAACGCCCTCGTGCGCGGCCAGAAGTTGCCCGTCTTCTCCGGTAACGGGCTCCCCCACGACCGGGTCTCGGCGCAGATCATCCGGCAGGCGCGCCTGCTCGACGAGGAGGTCGAGTTCTCCATTGTGTTCGCCGCCATGGGCATCAAACATGACGTCGCCGAGTTCTTCATCCGCAACTTCCGGGAATCGGGGGCGCTCTCCCGCGCCGTGATGTTCTTCTCCCTGGCGGACGCTCCCAGCGTGGAGCGGCTGCTGACGCCGCGCGTTGCCCTGACCCTTGCCGAGCACCTTGCCTTCGACTGCGGCCAGCACGTCCTCATCCTCCTCACGGACATGACGAACTATTGCGAGAGCCTGCGCGAGGTCGGGACGGCACGCGGTGAGATACCGGGCCGCAAGGGCTACCCCGGATATCTCTATTCCGACCTGGCGAGCCTCTACGAGCGAGCGGGCCGCATCGAGAACTCTCCGGGATCGATCACGCAGATGGCGATATTGACCATGCCCGCCGACGATATCAGC harbors:
- a CDS encoding V-type ATP synthase subunit B gives rise to the protein MNDLFADIEDRGLEYVGASRIEGPLVVVERVRDVGYDETVEIIDPAGIPRMGRVLDVSERHAVVQVLEGTTGLATRTLRARFLGESFRLPVSRQMLGRVFDGLGRPADGGPPALSADRRDVNGMPINPFARRYPREFIQTGLSAIDGMNALVRGQKLPVFSGNGLPHDRVSAQIIRQARLLDEEVEFSIVFAAMGIKHDVAEFFIRNFRESGALSRAVMFFSLADAPSVERLLTPRVALTLAEHLAFDCGQHVLILLTDMTNYCESLREVGTARGEIPGRKGYPGYLYSDLASLYERAGRIENSPGSITQMAILTMPADDISHPVPDLTGYITEGQIVLDRDLFQRGIYPPIAGLPSLSRLMKDGVGKGFTREDHPILASQLFACYAYVKRVRGLADVIGEEELSPLDKQYLKFGEAFEGTFLNQGEYENRSIETTLEMGWDALSVLPREELHRVSDDLLRKHYRSEQRTGTQDEACLTARAL